Below is a window of Mucilaginibacter ginkgonis DNA.
GCCATAATATCATTTTTGCCCCGGTTGAGAAAACCATTGTTTACGCAGATAAAGACAAGATTGGCCAGGTGATCAATAACTTTATCAGTAACGCGGTTAAATACTCGCCGCCATTAAGCACTATCAATGTGGCCTGCATTACTGAAAACGGCTTTGCCGTAGTGAGCGTAAAAGACCAGGGAATGGGTATCGCAAAAGCCGATCAGGAAAAGCTATTCGAGCGTTATTACCGTGTAGAAGGTACCCATATGACCACTATTTCCGGCTTTGGTATTGGCTTATACCTTTGTGCCGAGATCATCCACCGCCATGATGGCAAGATTTGGGTAGACAGCGACCAGGGCGAGGGTGCTACTTTCTATTTTAGCATCCCGCTAAAATAATTAATCTATTTCGATCCACACCGGGCAATGGTCGCTCGATTTTTCCCAGCCGCGTACATGGCGGTCAACTTTTGCTGCTTTTAGCCTGTCAACAATGTTTGGGCTCAGCAGGAAGTGGTCTATGCGTAACCCGGCGTCGCGGCCATAAGCATTTCTAAAATAATCATAAAACGTATAGATCTTCTCTGTAGGATGCAGTTTGCGGATAGCGTCCGTCCAGCCCTGCGCTATTATGCGCTCGTACGACTCGCGGGTTTCAGTGCGGAACAGTGCATCTTCCGTCCAGCGCTCCGGCTTATAAACATCAAATCCGGTTGGTATCACATTGTAATCGCCGGTAAGGATAACAGGCGTGCCGCCTTTGATCAGCTCCGCAGCATGAGCGTTAAAGCGGTCCATCCAACTTAATTTATAATCGTATTTAGGACCGGGCGCGGGGTTGCCGTTGGGCAGGTAAAGGCAGCCGATGATCAGCCCGTTAACTTCTGCTTCTATATAGCGGCTATGCTCATCCTCTGCATCGCCGGGTAAAACGCGACAGCGTTCTTTGGCGGGCTCGCCGTTAGTCAATATCGCAACGCCGTTCCAGCTTTTTTGCCCGTGCCATATCGCGCTATAGCCTA
It encodes the following:
- the xth gene encoding exodeoxyribonuclease III, which encodes MKIATYNVNGISSRLPVLLRWLNETQPDVACLQELKAPQEKFPEEALKEIGYSAIWHGQKSWNGVAILTNGEPAKERCRVLPGDAEDEHSRYIEAEVNGLIIGCLYLPNGNPAPGPKYDYKLSWMDRFNAHAAELIKGGTPVILTGDYNVIPTGFDVYKPERWTEDALFRTETRESYERIIAQGWTDAIRKLHPTEKIYTFYDYFRNAYGRDAGLRIDHFLLSPNIVDRLKAAKVDRHVRGWEKSSDHCPVWIEID